The Aspergillus flavus chromosome 2, complete sequence region GCCAGTAGGCTGGTAGTCCTTGCTACGGTCAAAGCTGTCGTTAAGCATTCCCCAGACCCACTTCTTATGCTCATCGATGTCCTCCTTAGTGAAGGTACCCTCGGTGATCAACTTCTCGACATACTTGTCAAGCTGATTCTTCTGAGCGGCAATACGCTTGTACATCAAGGGCTGAGTGAAAGACGGCTGATCGGTCTCGTTGTGACCCTGCTTACGGTAGCAGACAATGTCAATGACGACATCGCTCTTGAACTCCGCACGCCAGTCCGCGGCAACCTGGCAGACATAATTCACGGCCTCGACGTCATCACCGTTGACGTGGAAGACAGGGGCATCAATCGACTTGGCGATGTCCGAGCAGTAGGGGGTGGAACGGGAATAACGAGGATCGGTAGTGAAACCAATCTGGTTGTTCACGATGATGTGAATGGTACCGCCAGTGGAGTAAGCAGGCAAGGAGTGGAAGCCCATGGTCTCGTACACGACACCCTGGCCAGCAAATGCAGCATCACCGTGCAGCAACACGCCCATAGCAGAGTCGAaattcttctcatccttgttGTAGTGCTGGATAGAGCGGGTCTTTCCGAGCACGACGGGGTCTTCGGCTTCCAAGTGGGACGGGTTGGCAACCAGAGACAATTGGACACGCTTACCAGAGGGAGTAGGGCGCTCGAAGTTCATACCCAAGTGGTACTTGACATCACCAGAGCCTTCATCGGATGGCTCAGCGGAGCCAGCGAACTCACTGAAGATGGACTCGTTCGGCTTACGGACGACGTTGGACAGGACATTGAGACGGCCACGGTGGGGCATACCGATGACAATGTCCTTGATACCGTAGTCAACACTGCGGTCGATCAAGGCCTTCATACCAGGGACGAGCGATTCACAGCCCTCGAGACCGAAACGCTTGTCGTTGGGGAATTTGGTGGCAAGGAAGGATTCGAAGCTGTGACTCCAAATGAGACGGTCGAGAATGCGGCGCTTGTCATCAACAGAGTACTTGTAAGGCTCGGGGATCTCGAAGCGATCACGGATCCAGTCACAAGGCTTGCGATCAGGAATGTGGATGTACTCAACGCCGTAAGAGCCACAGTAGATACTCTCACAGGTGGCGATGATTTCGCGCAAGGTCATCTTCTTGCGGCTCTCGGTAGCGAAACGCGGCAGAATACCGGGTCCAAGGGTGAACTCCTCATCCAGATCACGCTCGGTAAATCCATAATGATCAAGCTCGAGTTCCTTAGGCTTGTTGTAGCCAAAGGCCTCAGCCTCGCCACGGATACCCAGAGGGTCGATCTTAGCCTTGTGGTGACCACGTGCCTGGTAGGCGCGAACGAGTAGCTGAACCTTCAAGTGATTCGTGACGTCGGTACCGGCAGCCATGGACAGACCAGCGCCAGGCATGGTTTGGGGAACACCACCGGTCGGGGTAGGGACAATTGTCGGGGGTGGTTGGAAGGCCTGTGAGACAGGCATGTTACCGTCCTCCATGTTTTTGAAGTAGGTCTGCCACGAGATGTGGACGCTTGACGGGTCCTTCTTCCACGCCAGGTACATCTCGTCGATATAGTTTGCAGTGTTGCCCGAGAGGAAGGAATCATTGGGATCCTATAGACCACGCGCGATTCGCGCCAAGCGGGTCAGTCGGAACTACTTCACTTTGTAGTATATCAATTCGAAGACATTATATAGCTTACCACACCCTTATTCGTATCCTCCGCGGAGACGGCATATGCTCTCCTGCCGTTGGACAGACGATCAACAACGGCGAGAGGTCGTCTCGTGGTCAAGCCAAATTTTGAGCTCTGGTTGGAAGAGGCATGTCTGGCAGTAGAAGCAAGAGAAATAGACCTCCTAGAGGCCGAGGAGGCAGCACCGCGCAGCATACCGCTGCCGGTGGCCTTGAGGGCTGTGGTACGAAGCATTGCGGGATTTTTTTTCACAGCGtcaacagaaacaaagaaccaCAACGAAAGATGAGTTGGAAGCGCTTCTATTACGAAGGCTCTAGAGTTGAAAAGATTTAGGGATGCAAATCAAATATTAGGGACCTAGTCCGTCCGTTAGCATATTTTTCTCGTCGACTGTTGTTGCCAGAGCTGCCGAGAATTTCAGACGGGCCAAGGGAAGGGCAGACGCACGATGTGTCACAGAAAACAGGTGTCGACTAGAATTGCCGTAGCACCTGCACAAACACGGGACTCATCAGAGAGCGCACGCACTCTggatagaaaaataatatggGGGAGAGGAGAGCTAGGTTGTAAAAGAACCTCGTGTCGGGAGACAGGAGAGGACAAGGAAGCAGGATCCTAGGAGCGAGAGGGTTTGCCGAGATCTACGGCTATGACGGCCttgtggctgtggctggCTGGTTTCCTTTTGCAGAAGCCACGTTGCTGACTCAGCCACACCCTGCCAAGCGGGCCGAAGTTACCGGCTGCGACCAGCGACGTACCGCCACACCTGGCCGGCCGGCTATGACCATTTCCCGGTGCGGGTTTTTGCGGATGACCACGTCGGCTGGCCAATCACGCATACGTCATTAGgtgagagaaacaaaccGTAAACCAATTGAACCGTCCTATTATAACCAAGATCTTTATATTGAAATAACTTCAAGCGTATGCAGTCCGACAAGCTCACTGTAAGAAGCATTGGACGCAGTAAATAGACACACATGAGGCAATCAATCATCTTATCATTAAAATTGTACAGATTTTCGCTTTCCGAATCACATCTCAAACATTAAGGTAGGATAGGTCAACCGTAAGTCAGGCAGAGGCATTATGTAAGTAACTCGAACTGGAGGAAACGCTATATATACCGTTGCAACGGCATGTCTATTGGTTGTTGTAACTGTCATTCCGGGGCCCTGAAACGGTCCCGGACGTGCACAGTCCGCGATGTTCATTCACCTTCAATACTGTTTTGTTGCTGCGAGAGGTTATGTGGTGGTCCCCACTTGTCGATTGGAGAATCAGTCGCGCTTGTGCCACCGAAGGCATCCGGGGGAGCATTGTAGACTGTTGGACTCACGTCAGAAAGACCAGTGAAACTTCCACGGTTCGACGAAGGGTGCGGATTTGGAGGTGGACTTCCGCTACTGCTGCGAAGGCTTCCATTGCTCCCGCCCCAGGCACCACGCCGAAGCCTCAATAACGCGCTAAGCGTCATTTCGTCCTCGATACTCCCCATGTCCACCAGTTGGGCCAGGCCGGGGCTCGACAGTGGATTCGAGTGCGCCGCTCCGTGAGCGGCTAATGAGATGACCGAATTGCGCGTACTCCACTCACTTCGTTCGGTGATGGGCGTTAAACTGGGTTCTCTGAATTTACCACGGCTGCTAAAGCTGCGGGTGATACCTTCAATCCCACGTGGTCCAAAATACCCGCCGTTTGTGAGCTCCGAGGTACAATTTCCATATGCCTGTGCATAGAATCCGAACTCCTGGCCGTAGAAcccttcatcatcattctccaACGCCTCCGCATTGGCAGCGGCAATGATGGGGTCATCATATAGAGCCGAATCATTGTCGTCATAATCGAAATCCTCAAATACGGACTCGACGCCTACTACGTCGGCTAGCTGGCTCAAGTGACTGTCGTCTGACACTAGCCCCGAATGAGAATCCACGGTCTGCGTGACACTTTCATGGCCCAGAGACTGTTCACTAACACTGACACTGCGTCCGAATCTGTCATTAGTAGCTGAGTCATTGGCTGCCTTAGCCAGAGCACTGTGCAGCGCCTCGAGGTTGTGTTCCGACAACACACCCCCATACGACTTGGCTGGCCCTAATTCGGGTATTACTTCTTCATGGCCGTACATCCGAGGGACCACTTCTCGATAGTCACTCGCCATGCTTGGGACATGCTTAAGGCCACCATCATGTCCGGATAGTCCATCACGTTCATTCATAGCATCTCCAATGCCAGGATTTGGCTCCTCCTGTCGAACAGAAGCGGCTCTTTGGCCTGCTGGCTTTCGCTCATACAAATGACTTGTCTCGTCGTCAAATATTGATTCATCAAACTTTTCGCCTTCAATATCAGCGGTGAGATCGCCAAATTCTCCATCATCAAAGTACaagtcatcgtcttcctcgtcaacgAGTAATTGTGAGGTATTCAGGTGAGTGTTAGCTGTCATTTGTGGGGCCACCGAAGGAGACGCAGCCGCAGACTGCGGAATGGCTTCCGCTTTATGATTGGAGAGAGTTTCGTTGTTCAAATGCGCAGCTGCTGTATCATACGTAGAAGAGCTCTGGCTCCTCTCTAGCTCAGGAGCCAAGGTTTGGCCACTTTGGGCATTTGATGAAGGAACCATGCTCGGAGCATTGGGACTACTTGGACTAGAAATTACCGGAGACAAGCCAGGGGCAAGCCACGATTTGTTCAGTATGTCCCCCGGCCCGGAGAAGTCGTCGAAGTCATATTCCTCATCTGCATCAACATTGACGCCTGGAAtcttttcttcaagatcgtccATGTCGTCTATAAGATCATTATCGAAATCGTCTTCTGCATCGCTAAATTCTCCTTCAAGTCGGGCTTTGGCCCTTCGTGcagcttccttctctttaTGCTTTTCTTCTAAGAGCTTCTCCTGCGTGGAAGATTCCACGCCATTCATATCAAAGCTGAATCGAGACGCGTTACTCTTGAGATGTTTTGGTAGGCCCAGTGGTTGATGCGGTACTATCTCGACAGTGTCTGCATCCAGTGGCGCACCGTCGTTTGTCGGTTCAGCCTCTTGGCCTTTAGTAGACGCATTGTTATCAGTAGTAGGGGGTTCTCTATCAGGGTCTGGAAGGCTCGATGGTAGGTTCCGGGCAAAAACAGGAACAGATTTCGCATCATTCTCATGATTAGATGGGTTCGTTAATAGGGACGACTGTAGATAGGCCTTATTCTCAACCTGGAGTGCTTTCTGGTCTTCCTCAAAATGCTCTCTAAAGACAGGAGAGTATTCACTatgtctctttctctggtcATTTAGAGGGGCTGTCCAATCGTTAGTACAACTTTGTGTCCCGTTTGCTGCCTGAGACGGTTCGTGCGAACTATGTCGGTTAGTCACACCATGTAGTAGAACAGGTGCTGCGGACAGGTTCCGACGAGGTCGAGGAGCGGAGAAATCATGAATAATGTTCCCACGGATTCTGGGGTCATAGTCGTCTGGTATGGCAGGGATTACGCTACGGGCCCTGATGTTCGCATCCTCCGTCCGGCCCGCTACCTGGGAAGAACGCCTTCTAGCCAAGAGAGACATGGGGTTCAAGAGATGAAGCATCGCCTTCCCCGATTTGTGGTGGACAGGTTCTGCAGAAACATCCCGATCCCCTTGGCGGCGGCTAATTGTACTCTCATATCTGTGGTCTCTTCGCGGCGCTATTATCCTTTCGGTGGCGGATTCATCAGGGGGCGCCTTGAAGCGGGAATGGCCTGATTGCGCCATGTCGGGGGTAGATGAACGCTTCAGATGACTGTCAGAGGACTGTGAATGGGAGTTCAACAGTCCTTTTCCGAACGAGAGCCGGAAGGGCGAATTCGGCTTAGATGAGTCGCCCTCAACATGGTCTAGGCGCGAACCAGCGAAGGATGGCTGCGAGTAATTCGATTGTGGTGTTAGGGACAAATCTCTTTCTCGTTCTTCAGGGCTTGAATGGGGGCGAACATCTTTATCGGAGGAGGATGGTACCGCAAGGGTGGCGGAAGAGGACGACGGAGCATTGATTGCAGCAGTAGATACGGCGATATTGTCTTTGCTCAGATCAACTTCTGCTTGATAATCGCTCGACACCTGAGTACCCAGTCCTTCCGAACTGAAGGTAGTCGGCAGCGCCGTTGAATTAGGGATAACTGGGAGCTGTGGAACGTTGCTAACGCCGTTAACCCTCGCAGAAGAGGAGACGGGGGAAGCACTTGACCGGCGATGATCGCGGCGCCAGTATGAGAAGACAGTAGAAGGCGGCATGATGAGAGTTGCGATTCAAGCTCATAAGCACCCACGGTGCTTCGAGAAGAGCGCGCGCTCTGTTCAGAGACCACAAAAGTCTTCCATAACGCTTGCAATTCTTTCGCACGCACGCTCTGCGGAGAAGATTACCACCAGGTGCGTGGGGCAAATTAAATTGGACTGTCTCACACGGGCTCGGGCGGTGCAATGCAAATGTTCACCACTACTCGGCTTTTGTCACGGGGAAAAGAtgagattttaaaaatagtaagTAGTTTAAGTATAACTAAGATAAGAGTATGCGTAAGTATGTAATGTAGATCGGCGTTGACAAAAGTTGTCAAATCAATGTTACGTAGTTGCTTCACGCAAAGGGGGTTAAATGGAATAATAAAAAAGGTACGTCAGGGACGGGAACAATCCATATCTCGGGCCTTCCGAACGCGGACAATATTGGCACTAACCGCCTTTTCTTCACTGAAAGAATGTCGCAATGGCACTCCCATGGAATTCAGCTGATGCTCAAATGCAAAGgctcaaaaagaaaagaaagaattctCAGGGGTGCCGGAATTGGTCTCGTTCCAAACAGGCCTGAATTGGCAGGCACTAAAAGCTTGGCATCCTTCAAGATAT contains the following coding sequences:
- a CDS encoding 2-oxoglutarate dehydrogenase, producing MLRTTALKATGSGMLRGAASSASRRSISLASTARHASSNQSSKFGLTTRRPLAVVDRLSNGRRAYAVSAEDTNKGVDPNDSFLSGNTANYIDEMYLAWKKDPSSVHISWQTYFKNMEDGNMPVSQAFQPPPTIVPTPTGGVPQTMPGAGLSMAAGTDVTNHLKVQLLVRAYQARGHHKAKIDPLGIRGEAEAFGYNKPKELELDHYGFTERDLDEEFTLGPGILPRFATESRKKMTLREIIATCESIYCGSYGVEYIHIPDRKPCDWIRDRFEIPEPYKYSVDDKRRILDRLIWSHSFESFLATKFPNDKRFGLEGCESLVPGMKALIDRSVDYGIKDIVIGMPHRGRLNVLSNVVRKPNESIFSEFAGSAEPSDEGSGDVKYHLGMNFERPTPSGKRVQLSLVANPSHLEAEDPVVLGKTRSIQHYNKDEKNFDSAMGVLLHGDAAFAGQGVVYETMGFHSLPAYSTGGTIHIIVNNQIGFTTDPRYSRSTPYCSDIAKSIDAPVFHVNGDDVEAVNYVCQVAADWRAEFKSDVVIDIVCYRKQGHNETDQPSFTQPLMYKRIAAQKNQLDKYVEKLITEGTFTKEDIDEHKKWVWGMLNDSFDRSKDYQPTGKEWLTSAWNGFKTPKELATEVLPHLPTGVEGPLLKHVADKVSGAPDGFTLHRNLKRILSNRKKAVDEGKNIDWATAEALAFGSLVSEGYHVRVSGQDVERGTFSQRHAVLHDQENENTYTPLQHISEDQGSFVISNSSLSEFGALGFEYGYSLTSPNALVMWEAQFGDFANNAQCIIDQFIASGESKWLQRSGLVVSLPHGYDGQGPEHSSGRMERWLQLCNEEPRIFPSQDKLDRQHQDCNMQIAYMTEPANLFHILRRQIHRQFRKPLVIFFSKALLRHPIARSDIEDFSGDSHFRCIIPDPAHGSAIDEPEKIERVILCSGQVYASLLKHREANGIRNTAITRIEQLHPFPWAQLKENLDSYPNARNIVWAQEEPLNAGAWSYTQPRIETLLNETEHHNRRHVLYAGRSPSASVATGLKGVHLKEEQEFLEEAFSVHQERLKGE